Proteins encoded by one window of Aerosakkonema funiforme FACHB-1375:
- a CDS encoding tetratricopeptide repeat protein: MDERRFIQELPALYENWGDKSVSPKSDRFQPILDRTQAKSAANVMQLLNFAVECMEADEVYCQIGCLPVENLLGALLDNPEKMAYAVDKFSEIDVAENAQEQIIEKLSSLALDRQVFFCEQEFEEFFFDLREIMPEAKIGVYFYDGPHDYRSELVALLLVKPFLAERALIIVNHSNCSAAQQATWDFLAAHRQCQLLLDFPKFGNGIQILSWDINQENLYNWSTVAEECRNEKAIKAIAKLNLEFEKEKEQAIKTLYKEALALQHFNQFSEAETKYREIISWDGKQANAWHNLAMLYYMKEEYQDALLMLIKALQMDSSVALYHYSFGLIMEKMDNAPKAIRAYEQAIALNPEIIDAYNNIGNIWLAEGDLDRAESIYRQAIAANPDLYGSYLNLGNVLRTKNQLDEAIEYYEKALQLKNAEPFILYNLGLAFEAKQAPAEAAEYFGYAAYREGKYEEAIEYYKKFLTYRTGDIYFYNALAECYKKLNQAEETIKTYQEGIKQHPNSAYLYFMLVISMQDFGMTEEAIELATQASQMLPNDLSLKLEKQRLLPIVYDTNEEIDYYRSRFIHHLEELVLETNLDTEEAINKAVIGIGCRTNFYLQYQGKNDLDLQIKYGEFVHKVMGAKYPEWVRPLPMPPLSEDGKIRVGYISPHLYSHSVGLLALGWLKNHDPNKIEVYSYYNNRQWDPINEQFRLYSQVFHQLPDDPQAICEQIIADNLHVLVFLDIGMQAQITQMAGLRLAPIQCTTWAHPITSGIPTIDYFLSCELMEPENATEHYSENLISLPNIGFCYSKPLLPEQRKTRAGLGIRENAIVYLSSQSLYKYLPQYDYIFPAIAKRVPQAQFAFLSSQKGKWITEKFRQRLQKAFASMGLNSEDYCTILPRLSGKDYMSLNLVSDVYIDTFSWSGGNTTLQAIASHLPIVTCPGEFMRGRHSYGILKMLGVTETIARNEDEYIEIAVRLGLDPEWRKSIVQKVIDNNSRVFEDKTCVVALEEFYQRVVREKQLGGL, encoded by the coding sequence ATGGACGAGCGAAGATTTATCCAAGAACTACCAGCATTATATGAAAATTGGGGAGACAAATCGGTAAGTCCCAAATCAGATCGATTTCAACCTATCCTCGATCGAACTCAAGCAAAGTCCGCAGCTAACGTGATGCAACTGCTAAATTTTGCCGTGGAGTGCATGGAAGCAGATGAAGTTTACTGCCAAATAGGTTGCTTGCCCGTAGAGAATTTGCTCGGCGCACTGCTAGATAACCCAGAAAAAATGGCTTATGCAGTGGACAAATTCTCGGAAATTGATGTTGCGGAGAATGCCCAAGAGCAAATTATTGAAAAATTATCGAGTTTGGCTCTAGATAGACAAGTATTTTTCTGCGAACAAGAGTTTGAAGAATTTTTCTTCGATCTAAGAGAAATTATGCCAGAAGCAAAAATTGGCGTGTATTTTTATGATGGCCCACACGACTACAGATCTGAGTTAGTAGCACTACTTCTAGTAAAGCCTTTCCTGGCAGAGCGAGCTTTAATAATTGTAAATCACAGTAATTGCAGTGCAGCGCAACAGGCAACTTGGGACTTTTTAGCTGCTCACCGTCAGTGTCAATTGCTGTTAGATTTTCCCAAGTTTGGTAATGGGATTCAAATTTTAAGCTGGGATATAAATCAAGAAAATTTATATAATTGGTCTACTGTTGCCGAAGAATGTCGTAACGAGAAAGCAATAAAAGCAATTGCTAAATTAAATTTAGAATTTGAGAAAGAAAAAGAACAAGCAATAAAGACTCTCTATAAAGAAGCCTTAGCGTTGCAACATTTTAATCAGTTTAGCGAAGCAGAAACAAAATACAGAGAAATTATATCATGGGATGGAAAGCAAGCAAATGCGTGGCATAATTTGGCGATGCTTTATTACATGAAGGAGGAATACCAAGATGCACTACTTATGCTAATAAAAGCTTTGCAGATGGATAGTTCAGTAGCTCTATACCATTATAGTTTTGGTTTGATAATGGAAAAAATGGATAACGCGCCGAAAGCGATTAGGGCTTACGAACAAGCGATCGCGCTTAATCCCGAAATAATTGATGCTTATAATAACATCGGAAATATATGGTTAGCAGAGGGCGATTTGGATCGGGCTGAGTCAATTTACCGTCAGGCGATCGCCGCCAATCCCGATCTTTATGGCAGCTACCTTAATTTGGGAAATGTTTTGAGAACGAAAAACCAACTTGATGAAGCGATCGAATATTATGAAAAAGCTTTGCAATTAAAGAATGCAGAACCGTTTATACTCTACAACTTAGGGTTGGCTTTTGAAGCTAAACAAGCTCCAGCAGAAGCAGCCGAATACTTCGGTTATGCTGCTTATAGAGAGGGAAAATATGAAGAAGCGATCGAGTATTATAAAAAATTCTTGACCTACCGAACTGGCGATATATACTTTTATAACGCTTTGGCTGAGTGTTACAAAAAATTGAATCAAGCAGAAGAAACTATAAAAACTTACCAAGAAGGCATCAAGCAACATCCCAATTCAGCTTATCTTTACTTTATGCTGGTAATTTCTATGCAAGATTTTGGGATGACTGAGGAAGCGATCGAACTCGCAACCCAAGCTTCGCAAATGTTGCCGAACGATTTGAGTTTGAAGCTTGAAAAGCAACGGTTGCTGCCGATTGTTTACGATACAAACGAAGAAATTGATTATTACCGTTCTCGGTTTATCCACCACCTAGAAGAATTAGTTCTGGAAACCAATTTAGATACTGAAGAAGCGATAAACAAAGCAGTAATAGGAATAGGATGTCGGACAAATTTTTACTTACAGTACCAAGGAAAAAATGATTTAGACTTACAAATCAAGTATGGAGAATTCGTACATAAAGTCATGGGCGCTAAATATCCTGAATGGGTAAGACCTCTGCCCATGCCACCCCTGAGTGAAGATGGCAAAATTCGGGTAGGATATATTTCTCCTCATCTCTACAGCCATTCAGTGGGTTTATTAGCTTTAGGCTGGCTGAAAAATCACGATCCTAACAAAATAGAGGTTTACTCTTATTACAATAATCGGCAATGGGACCCAATAAACGAGCAATTCCGGCTTTACAGCCAAGTTTTTCACCAGCTTCCAGACGATCCACAAGCAATCTGCGAACAAATTATTGCCGACAATTTGCACGTACTGGTATTTCTAGATATCGGGATGCAGGCACAGATTACACAGATGGCAGGACTTCGGCTTGCACCAATACAGTGTACTACTTGGGCGCATCCAATTACTTCGGGCATACCGACGATCGACTACTTTTTATCCTGCGAATTGATGGAACCGGAAAATGCAACAGAACATTATTCGGAAAATTTAATCTCTCTGCCCAATATAGGCTTCTGCTACTCAAAACCTCTGTTACCAGAACAAAGAAAAACCCGCGCTGGATTAGGAATAAGAGAGAATGCGATCGTTTATTTATCCAGTCAGTCTTTGTACAAATACTTGCCGCAGTATGACTATATATTTCCAGCCATTGCAAAGCGGGTTCCCCAAGCTCAATTTGCCTTTCTAAGTTCTCAGAAAGGTAAATGGATAACAGAAAAGTTTCGGCAAAGACTTCAAAAAGCTTTTGCCAGCATGGGCTTGAATAGCGAAGATTATTGCACTATATTGCCGAGACTTAGTGGCAAGGATTATATGAGTTTAAACTTAGTTTCAGATGTTTATATAGATACTTTTAGTTGGTCTGGGGGGAACACAACGCTACAAGCGATCGCCTCTCATTTACCGATCGTTACCTGTCCCGGCGAATTCATGCGCGGTCGTCATTCCTACGGCATCTTGAAAATGCTGGGAGTGACGGAAACAATTGCTCGTAATGAAGATGAATATATTGAAATAGCAGTCCGCTTGGGTTTAGATCCGGAATGGAGAAAAAGTATCGTCCAAAAGGTAATCGATAATAATTCTCGTGTCTTTGAAGATAAAACTTGCGTAGTAGCGTTGGAGGAATTTTACCAGCGCGTGGTACGGGAAAAGCAACTGGGTGGGCTTTAA
- a CDS encoding ABC transporter permease — protein MTISKRKLPKFWPFADRPSLSMQLMAVGLAITLFFVLIAIFASTFQGWGWLQNPTVSLTNPQGEAPSWNHWFGTSSEGYDVFSRTLFGSQAALQVVILATAFSLVIGVPLGLVSGYLGGRLDRVLLFVMDTIYTLPGLLLSMTLAFVVGRGVLNAAIAISISYIPQYYRVVRNHTVSVKTELFIEAAQAMGADTWTVLSRYLFLNVIQSVPVLFTLNAADAILTLGGLGFLGLGLPTEVPEWGQDIKMALSALSRGIWWTTFFPGFALTLMVVGLSLLGEGLSEFVNPGLRERK, from the coding sequence ATGACCATCTCTAAACGAAAGTTACCGAAATTTTGGCCTTTTGCCGATCGTCCCAGCCTTTCCATGCAGCTAATGGCAGTAGGACTGGCGATAACGCTCTTTTTCGTGTTAATAGCTATTTTCGCTTCCACATTTCAGGGGTGGGGATGGCTGCAAAACCCAACCGTATCTCTAACCAATCCGCAAGGGGAAGCGCCCTCGTGGAATCATTGGTTCGGTACGAGTAGTGAGGGGTACGATGTTTTCTCGCGGACTCTGTTTGGCAGTCAAGCGGCGCTGCAAGTGGTGATTTTAGCAACAGCATTCAGTTTGGTAATCGGCGTGCCGCTGGGCTTGGTAAGCGGTTATTTGGGAGGCAGGCTCGATCGCGTATTGCTCTTCGTAATGGATACAATTTATACCCTACCGGGGCTACTGCTGTCGATGACGCTGGCTTTTGTGGTGGGGCGGGGAGTTTTGAATGCAGCGATCGCCATCAGCATTTCCTACATTCCTCAATACTATCGCGTGGTTCGCAACCACACCGTTAGCGTTAAAACCGAACTGTTTATCGAAGCGGCCCAAGCAATGGGCGCTGACACCTGGACTGTTTTGTCGCGCTACCTATTTCTGAATGTAATTCAGAGCGTACCTGTGCTGTTTACCCTCAATGCTGCTGACGCGATTCTGACACTCGGAGGTTTGGGCTTTCTGGGTTTGGGACTCCCCACTGAAGTGCCAGAATGGGGTCAAGATATCAAAATGGCTTTGAGCGCATTATCCAGAGGTATTTGGTGGACAACCTTTTTTCCAGGTTTTGCTCTAACTCTAATGGTTGTGGGGCTATCGTTATTGGGTGAAGGATTGAGCGAGTTTGTCAATCCTGGTTTGCGGGAAAGAAAATAG
- a CDS encoding class I SAM-dependent methyltransferase — protein sequence MTGLRLNLGCGERHFEGYINVDKYGNPDVKQDLEIFPWPWEDNSVSEILLIHVLEHLGQNSNTYLNIFKEMYRICERGAKIQIIVPHHRHDFFFDDPTHVRVVTPMGLSLFSQRLNRKWIEEKAANSPLGLYLGVNFELIETYYKPSSHWFDLHPEAEVDVQFLLSESTYYNNLIEQIEMVLEVVKEDIN from the coding sequence ATGACTGGCTTACGGCTGAATCTGGGTTGTGGTGAAAGACATTTCGAGGGCTATATAAATGTTGATAAATACGGCAATCCCGATGTCAAACAAGACCTGGAAATTTTTCCTTGGCCTTGGGAGGATAATTCAGTCAGCGAAATTTTGCTCATACACGTTCTCGAACATTTAGGCCAAAATAGTAACACCTACCTCAATATCTTCAAAGAAATGTATCGCATCTGCGAACGCGGCGCGAAAATCCAGATTATCGTTCCTCATCACCGCCACGATTTCTTTTTTGACGATCCCACTCATGTGCGAGTCGTAACTCCGATGGGTTTGTCGCTTTTTTCCCAAAGGTTAAATCGCAAATGGATAGAAGAAAAAGCAGCTAATTCACCGCTAGGGTTATATTTAGGCGTTAATTTTGAGTTAATTGAAACTTACTACAAACCGAGTTCGCATTGGTTCGATCTCCACCCAGAAGCAGAAGTAGATGTGCAATTTTTGCTCTCGGAAAGCACTTATTATAATAATTTGATCGAACAAATAGAAATGGTATTAGAAGTTGTGAAAGAAGATATTAATTAA
- a CDS encoding tetratricopeptide repeat protein, which yields MNITDLLKQAEEYLNQDKYDEAIALYEQCIEAAPNVKSNYWQLGLALLLAGREEEAQACWFSVLFEGEPEEIERLTKELLDILQIEGIKYLETGKYEQAEKIYFQFVEQDPKNPIAYKNLGNVLYSQGKLEEAIAYYQEGIELEPNDAITYYHLGNAFHQLNRLEEAIAHYQQSLAISPKSPTVLNNLGNSLQRKGKFEEAIACYQQSITLDSNNALTYNNLGSVFNSQGKMEEALACFQQGLNLEPDNVESYNNLAVSYQKHRQYEKALECCDRAIEIKPNYADAHWNRALILLRLGDYERGFIEYEWRWQRKENQPRFLPKPIWDGSNIEGKTILLQAEQGIGDLIQFIRYVPLLVKLGACIIVESHQQLVRLLRNVEGIDKVVAIGETLPEFDVYIPLLSVPRILGTTLETIPATIPYIAPLKEVRFPLDDSDESYLKVGIVWAGNPKHLDDRKRSTSLQQFLPIFNISHITFYSLQKGPKAAEISEISLPINLVDLNSKINDFADTAAVIAQLDLVITVDTAVAHLAGAMGKPVWVLLCYNPDWRWMIDREDTPWYPSVRLFRQNRSGDWQEVLERVAQTLTEFTRCAL from the coding sequence ATGAACATAACTGATTTGCTAAAACAAGCGGAAGAATATTTAAATCAAGACAAGTACGATGAGGCGATCGCTCTCTACGAGCAATGTATTGAGGCCGCGCCTAATGTAAAATCTAATTATTGGCAATTAGGATTGGCTCTGCTTTTAGCAGGACGAGAAGAAGAAGCACAGGCTTGCTGGTTTTCTGTACTTTTTGAAGGAGAACCGGAAGAAATTGAACGTTTAACTAAGGAATTACTCGACATCTTACAAATAGAAGGAATAAAATACTTAGAAACAGGGAAGTACGAACAAGCAGAAAAAATTTATTTCCAGTTCGTAGAACAAGATCCGAAAAACCCCATTGCGTATAAAAATTTAGGTAACGTTCTCTATAGTCAAGGTAAATTAGAAGAGGCGATCGCCTATTACCAAGAAGGTATTGAATTGGAGCCAAACGACGCCATAACTTATTATCATTTAGGCAATGCTTTTCATCAATTGAATAGGCTGGAAGAAGCGATCGCGCATTACCAACAATCGCTTGCTATCTCTCCAAAATCTCCTACTGTTCTGAATAATTTGGGTAATTCGTTGCAGAGAAAGGGTAAATTTGAAGAGGCGATCGCTTGCTACCAACAATCCATAACGCTAGATTCCAATAATGCTTTAACATACAATAACTTGGGCAGTGTTTTTAACAGCCAAGGCAAAATGGAAGAAGCGCTTGCTTGTTTCCAGCAAGGTTTGAATTTAGAGCCAGACAATGTTGAATCTTACAATAATTTGGCTGTATCTTATCAAAAGCACAGACAATACGAAAAAGCATTAGAATGTTGCGATCGAGCCATTGAAATCAAGCCAAATTATGCAGATGCTCATTGGAATCGAGCGTTAATCTTGCTTAGATTAGGAGACTACGAACGCGGCTTTATCGAATACGAATGGCGCTGGCAACGAAAAGAAAACCAACCCCGCTTTCTACCTAAACCTATCTGGGATGGTTCAAATATTGAAGGTAAAACTATTCTACTACAAGCCGAACAGGGGATAGGAGATCTAATTCAATTTATCCGTTACGTACCTTTATTGGTAAAGCTTGGCGCTTGCATAATAGTTGAATCTCACCAACAGTTGGTGAGATTGCTGAGAAATGTTGAAGGAATTGATAAGGTAGTAGCTATAGGCGAAACTTTACCTGAATTTGATGTTTACATCCCCCTCCTCAGTGTACCCCGCATCTTGGGAACAACTCTGGAAACTATACCAGCCACAATTCCCTATATAGCACCTCTAAAAGAGGTTAGATTTCCACTGGATGATTCAGACGAATCTTACTTAAAAGTAGGGATAGTTTGGGCGGGTAATCCCAAACATTTAGACGATCGCAAAAGATCCACTTCTCTCCAGCAGTTTTTGCCTATTTTCAACATTTCCCATATTACTTTCTACAGCTTGCAAAAAGGGCCAAAAGCAGCAGAAATAAGCGAAATATCCTTACCAATAAACCTAGTAGACTTAAACAGTAAAATTAATGATTTTGCCGATACCGCTGCGGTGATAGCCCAACTCGATTTAGTAATAACTGTCGATACCGCTGTTGCCCATTTAGCTGGAGCAATGGGTAAGCCAGTATGGGTGCTTTTATGCTATAATCCCGACTGGCGATGGATGATCGATCGCGAAGATACTCCTTGGTATCCCAGCGTGCGTTTGTTCCGGCAAAATCGTTCTGGAGATTGGCAAGAGGTTTTGGAAAGGGTAGCGCAAACTCTAACAGAATTTACGCGATGTGCTTTGTAA
- the trxB gene encoding thioredoxin-disulfide reductase produces the protein MANATVENLVIIGSGPAGYTAAIYAGRANLKPFVFEGFQAGGLPGGQLMTTTEVENFPGFPEGIMGPELMDRMKAQAERWGAELVTEDVTFVDLSQRPFIVRSEEREIKANSIIIATGATAKRLGLPSEHQFWSRGISACAICDGATPIFHGAELAVVGAGDSAAEESIYLTKYGSRVHLLVRSDRMRASKAMQDRVLNNPKIAVHWHTQAVDIVGEGDRMNGIKIRDTKTGEESVLAVKGLFYAIGHTPNTSLFKGQLELDEVGYIVTKPGSVETSVEGVFAAGDVQDHEFRQGITAAGSGCMAAMLAERWLSAHGLIQEFHQTSAPEKPDSPATAKKTEIEQASEFDLGATRQYGGYALRKLFHESDRLLVVKYVSPHCGPCHTLKPILNKVVDEFDGKIHFVEIDIEQDPEIAENAGVTGTPTIQFFKDKELLTELKGIKPKSQYRQLIESYL, from the coding sequence ATGGCAAATGCGACAGTAGAAAATCTGGTTATTATTGGCTCTGGGCCAGCAGGTTATACAGCGGCGATCTACGCAGGGCGGGCTAACCTGAAACCGTTTGTATTTGAGGGCTTTCAAGCTGGGGGGTTGCCTGGTGGACAGCTGATGACGACCACGGAAGTCGAGAATTTTCCTGGCTTTCCAGAGGGGATAATGGGGCCGGAATTAATGGATCGGATGAAGGCCCAGGCAGAAAGATGGGGCGCGGAGTTGGTGACGGAGGATGTTACATTTGTGGATCTTAGCCAGCGTCCTTTTATAGTGCGATCGGAAGAACGGGAAATTAAAGCTAACAGCATTATTATTGCTACGGGTGCGACGGCAAAACGGTTGGGTTTGCCTAGCGAACATCAATTTTGGAGTCGGGGGATTTCAGCTTGTGCAATTTGTGATGGCGCTACCCCGATTTTCCACGGCGCTGAACTGGCGGTAGTAGGCGCAGGTGATTCGGCGGCGGAAGAGTCGATTTACCTGACTAAGTATGGTTCTCGCGTGCATTTGTTGGTCAGAAGCGATCGGATGCGTGCTTCCAAAGCAATGCAGGATCGGGTGCTGAATAATCCCAAAATCGCGGTTCACTGGCATACGCAAGCAGTGGATATAGTTGGGGAAGGCGATCGCATGAATGGCATCAAAATCCGCGATACTAAGACTGGTGAAGAAAGCGTGCTGGCAGTGAAGGGGTTATTCTACGCGATCGGTCATACTCCCAATACTTCTTTGTTTAAAGGACAGTTAGAACTCGATGAAGTAGGTTACATTGTCACCAAGCCCGGTTCTGTGGAAACCAGCGTAGAAGGCGTGTTTGCGGCTGGAGACGTGCAAGACCATGAGTTTCGCCAAGGTATTACTGCTGCTGGTAGTGGCTGTATGGCGGCAATGCTAGCAGAAAGGTGGCTTTCGGCTCATGGTTTGATTCAAGAATTTCATCAAACGTCTGCGCCTGAAAAGCCAGATAGTCCTGCAACAGCGAAGAAAACGGAAATTGAGCAAGCATCGGAGTTTGATTTGGGGGCGACTCGCCAGTATGGTGGTTATGCGTTACGGAAGCTTTTCCATGAGAGCGATCGTCTGCTAGTAGTTAAGTATGTGTCACCTCACTGCGGCCCTTGCCATACTCTCAAGCCCATTTTAAATAAAGTGGTGGATGAATTTGACGGCAAAATTCATTTCGTGGAAATTGACATCGAACAAGACCCAGAAATTGCCGAAAACGCTGGCGTTACTGGCACGCCAACAATTCAGTTTTTCAAAGACAAAGAGTTGCTAACCGAACTGAAAGGCATTAAACCTAAGAGTCAATATCGCCAGTTAATTGAAAGTTACTTGTAG
- a CDS encoding class I SAM-dependent methyltransferase has protein sequence MENKISDLEKIRQQFDYAPYPRIPLDHYPTKIKFVVLYNMVTAYYLRSQKVVETEGKLILDAGCGSGFKSLALAVGNPGARIVGVDLSEESTNLARERLKYHHFTNVEFHTISIYDLPKLGLEFDYIDCDETLYLLPDIVAGLKAMKAVLKPEGIIRTNLHSLSQRRNYFTAQKLFKMLGFMDETPGQLEIEQAREIMNALKNHVSLKANTRVLDDEMDDEWYLMNYLFQGDKGYTIPEIFEALRAADLEFINMVNWPAWNLLDLFQDAGNLPAALGMTIPELSVEEQLHLYEMLHPIHRLIDFWCGHPNAAAPKVPVVEWTDSDWQGATVHLHPSLKVPEVKQEMLAAVTNIKMLEIAKYLPFVKESSLLMDSMVVSCLIPLLEKPMSMRSLVERWRYIRPVNPVNLEPIATETAFDLVKKILTTLEPIGLVLLERPPARA, from the coding sequence ATGGAAAATAAAATTTCCGACCTAGAAAAAATTCGGCAACAATTTGATTATGCGCCTTATCCAAGGATTCCACTAGATCATTACCCAACAAAGATAAAATTTGTTGTTCTCTATAACATGGTAACGGCTTATTACCTGAGATCCCAAAAAGTTGTAGAGACTGAGGGCAAACTAATTCTAGATGCTGGGTGCGGCAGTGGCTTCAAATCGCTAGCTTTAGCAGTAGGGAATCCAGGGGCCAGAATCGTGGGCGTTGACCTATCAGAAGAATCTACTAACCTGGCAAGAGAACGTTTAAAATATCACCATTTTACTAATGTAGAATTTCATACTATTTCCATCTACGATTTACCAAAGCTGGGATTAGAATTTGACTATATTGATTGCGACGAGACTTTGTACCTGCTACCAGATATAGTGGCGGGACTGAAAGCAATGAAAGCAGTCCTAAAACCAGAGGGAATTATCCGCACTAATTTACATAGCTTGTCACAGCGTCGCAACTATTTCACCGCCCAGAAATTGTTTAAAATGCTGGGATTTATGGATGAAACTCCAGGACAATTAGAAATAGAACAGGCTAGAGAAATTATGAATGCCTTGAAAAATCACGTATCTCTCAAGGCCAATACAAGGGTATTGGACGATGAAATGGATGATGAATGGTATTTGATGAATTATTTATTTCAGGGAGATAAAGGCTACACGATCCCTGAAATTTTTGAAGCATTGAGAGCTGCTGACTTAGAGTTTATCAACATGGTGAATTGGCCAGCCTGGAACCTACTGGATCTGTTCCAAGATGCAGGTAACTTGCCTGCTGCTCTGGGAATGACCATACCAGAACTTTCAGTGGAAGAACAACTACATCTATATGAAATGTTGCATCCCATCCACAGACTAATCGATTTTTGGTGCGGTCATCCCAACGCCGCCGCTCCCAAAGTGCCTGTGGTAGAGTGGACTGATTCGGACTGGCAGGGAGCCACAGTCCATTTACATCCAAGTCTGAAAGTACCAGAAGTCAAACAAGAAATGCTGGCCGCCGTTACCAACATTAAAATGTTGGAAATCGCCAAATATCTGCCCTTCGTGAAAGAATCCAGCCTTTTAATGGACAGCATGGTAGTTTCCTGTCTGATACCGCTCTTAGAGAAGCCGATGTCTATGCGATCGCTAGTAGAACGCTGGCGTTATATTAGACCCGTAAATCCGGTAAACTTAGAGCCGATCGCGACAGAAACAGCTTTCGATCTGGTCAAAAAGATATTAACTACTCTAGAGCCGATCGGCTTAGTACTTTTGGAACGCCCACCTGCAAGGGCTTGA
- a CDS encoding class I SAM-dependent methyltransferase has translation MDSQSSEILEKIRQQFEKAPYPRTPLEKSPKGDAKFLNIHNIVNPYYLRNQKVIGTQGKVILDAGCGSGYKALALAAANPGAKIIGIDISEESVKLAHHRLQYHGFENAEFYTLTIENLPSLGIQFDYINNDEVLYLLPDPVAGLQAMKSALKPDGIIRTNLHSALQRSNYYRAQKFFQIMGFMDDNPQQLEIELVRETMHSLKDSTHLKVQAWHPEFERNDERLLANLLLQGDKGYTIPEVFSALRAADLEFISMVNWRYWDLMDLFKEPDNLPAFLAMSLPELSVEEQLHLFELLHPVHRLIDFWCGHPNSADPVVPVSQWTLADWQAAKVSLHPQLRTPRFTEDMLFSIINQRPLEISQHLHITKDPIFLIDSAIATSLLPLLDGPQMMMSLVERCKQLRPIHPVTLNPVDEATAWSTLIEPLTSLEEIGYILLERSPDKG, from the coding sequence ATGGATAGCCAATCATCTGAAATTTTAGAAAAAATTCGTCAGCAATTTGAAAAGGCTCCTTATCCCAGGACACCCTTAGAAAAATCTCCCAAGGGAGATGCTAAATTTCTCAACATCCATAACATAGTCAATCCTTACTATTTAAGGAATCAAAAAGTTATCGGCACCCAAGGGAAAGTTATTTTAGATGCGGGTTGTGGCAGCGGATACAAAGCTTTGGCATTAGCAGCAGCCAACCCAGGCGCAAAAATTATCGGGATCGATATATCAGAAGAATCTGTTAAATTAGCCCACCATCGCTTGCAATATCACGGATTTGAGAATGCCGAGTTCTATACTTTAACCATTGAAAACTTGCCCAGTTTAGGAATACAGTTTGACTACATCAACAATGACGAAGTATTGTACCTTCTGCCAGACCCAGTGGCCGGATTGCAGGCGATGAAATCCGCTCTCAAACCAGATGGAATTATCCGTACCAATCTCCATAGTGCATTGCAGCGATCTAATTACTACAGAGCGCAGAAATTTTTTCAAATCATGGGGTTTATGGATGATAATCCCCAGCAATTAGAAATCGAATTAGTTCGAGAAACCATGCACTCCTTAAAAGATAGCACTCATCTCAAAGTACAAGCTTGGCATCCAGAATTTGAACGAAACGATGAGCGACTTTTAGCCAACCTTCTACTTCAAGGCGATAAAGGATACACCATACCGGAAGTATTTTCAGCCTTGAGAGCAGCTGATTTAGAGTTCATCAGCATGGTGAACTGGCGATACTGGGACTTGATGGATTTATTTAAAGAGCCAGATAATCTACCTGCTTTCTTGGCAATGAGCTTGCCAGAACTTTCCGTGGAAGAACAGCTCCATCTGTTTGAACTATTGCATCCCGTCCACAGACTGATCGACTTTTGGTGCGGTCATCCCAACTCAGCCGACCCTGTTGTGCCAGTTAGCCAGTGGACGCTGGCAGATTGGCAAGCAGCTAAGGTTTCTTTGCATCCCCAGCTGAGAACGCCAAGATTTACAGAGGATATGCTTTTCAGCATCATCAACCAAAGACCCTTGGAAATCAGCCAGCATCTACACATAACTAAAGATCCCATTTTTTTAATCGACAGCGCGATCGCAACGTCCCTTCTCCCGCTCTTAGATGGCCCACAAATGATGATGTCGCTGGTAGAGCGCTGCAAACAACTCCGGCCCATACATCCTGTTACCCTGAACCCAGTAGATGAAGCAACAGCCTGGTCAACACTGATCGAACCACTCACCAGCCTGGAGGAAATAGGCTATATACTCCTAGAACGCAGTCCGGACAAGGGTTGA
- a CDS encoding type IV pilin-like G/H family protein, which yields MNTTFKTKLLLHLNQKKQESGEQGFTLIELLVVIIIIGILAAIALPSFLNQANKGKQAEGKQYISAINKSQQAWYTENGNFITGTTANDWSSLGVGIKTQTANYTYALGGDTNVATAKAKPISAALKGYSGGVGLVGAQGADRTSQAVICEVTTAGTADPPAVTVAAGATEVACPSGTVAIK from the coding sequence ATGAACACTACATTTAAAACCAAACTACTGCTTCACTTAAACCAAAAGAAACAAGAAAGTGGAGAACAAGGTTTTACTCTAATTGAACTGTTGGTAGTTATCATCATCATTGGTATTCTGGCTGCTATTGCTCTACCTTCCTTCCTCAACCAAGCTAACAAAGGTAAGCAAGCAGAAGGCAAGCAGTATATTTCTGCAATCAACAAGTCTCAGCAAGCTTGGTATACCGAAAACGGCAACTTTATCACAGGTACCACAGCTAACGATTGGTCTAGCTTAGGCGTTGGTATTAAGACACAAACTGCTAACTACACATATGCATTGGGTGGCGATACTAACGTAGCAACCGCGAAAGCGAAGCCTATATCCGCAGCTTTGAAAGGATATTCCGGCGGCGTAGGTCTAGTAGGTGCTCAAGGTGCTGACAGAACTTCCCAAGCGGTAATATGTGAAGTTACCACTGCTGGAACCGCAGATCCACCAGCAGTTACTGTTGCCGCAGGTGCGACCGAAGTTGCTTGCCCTTCCGGTACAGTAGCAATTAAGTAG